A stretch of Synechococcus sp. WH 8020 DNA encodes these proteins:
- a CDS encoding cytochrome P450 has protein sequence MSVPSTITPVLSISEDLSSLVDVALGSVGAWIESSCQRIEPFVDALLSHYELLLLAALLLYSLMRSSRMLFLYSLQLIEFIVRFLRFAGDLLTELFWVNPRYRIHREFRHRSQTGFSLVSIFTSFVREVLLLPIDWIRSLGVNGVFGPDPLTESKHYRKRAFYPSLLQRLLVVKNKHITIYFVLSLMRLFVNRFTLPAWLPGVNIKEYSHGDEFPVMRQLHLLRRQDVEEVLERSEDFCVVYGPRMCDVTKNGRSSGNFLLGMQSTSPTYTRDISNMRLVFRRDDVHRCHRIAADASVDSFLAFESRTDVLRDLDGSKVLSLPKDLVLPVIQSFIEKYFGVRLPMQAVNAEGAAEIDFNFVWFSHLFHYIFYDLNGDDSREAALASAVLFNQDLDRQIATAKQQSSTNLESANTVLARCLRLQQSGTPGMDDLAIRINLTGFLVGAVLPLINTICQVIDQLISRPRILEQAAKAAKSPMDGDQLFLNPLQGFVLEALRFSPGDPVIYRHCKSRTELVSASYRSSVSANTLVMAWNSSAMFDPKYVGQPWQFNPNRPSLDYLHFGHMSHVCAGKYIVMSVIPAIIQELLSRYEMARIPGTCGYPTKHGITVSEFDVLVRPRSSDDLVKAISTVTP, from the coding sequence ATGTCGGTGCCATCCACCATCACTCCTGTCCTCAGCATTTCAGAGGATCTGTCTTCACTTGTCGATGTCGCTTTGGGAAGTGTTGGCGCATGGATTGAGTCATCTTGTCAACGAATCGAACCTTTTGTTGATGCATTGCTGTCGCATTATGAGTTGCTTTTGCTTGCAGCGCTACTTCTCTATTCCTTGATGCGTTCGTCGCGAATGCTGTTTTTATATAGTCTGCAGTTGATTGAATTTATTGTTCGCTTTCTACGTTTTGCAGGCGATTTGCTAACGGAGTTGTTTTGGGTTAATCCTCGTTATCGCATCCATCGTGAATTCCGCCATCGCTCCCAAACAGGCTTTTCTCTGGTTTCTATTTTTACAAGTTTTGTTAGGGAAGTTTTGTTGCTCCCTATTGATTGGATTCGCTCACTAGGCGTTAACGGTGTTTTTGGACCGGATCCACTTACTGAAAGCAAACACTACAGAAAAAGAGCATTCTATCCTTCTCTGCTGCAACGATTGTTGGTCGTAAAAAATAAGCACATCACCATTTACTTTGTCTTGTCGCTGATGCGTCTGTTTGTTAATCGCTTTACTCTTCCTGCGTGGTTACCTGGCGTCAACATCAAGGAATACAGTCATGGTGATGAGTTTCCTGTGATGCGACAACTTCATCTCTTGAGGCGACAGGATGTAGAAGAGGTGTTGGAGCGCTCCGAGGATTTTTGTGTTGTCTATGGACCGAGAATGTGTGATGTCACGAAAAATGGCCGCTCTTCTGGCAACTTTCTTCTTGGCATGCAATCCACATCGCCAACGTACACCCGCGATATTTCCAATATGAGATTAGTTTTTCGCCGGGATGATGTGCATCGATGTCACCGGATTGCTGCCGATGCATCTGTCGATAGCTTTCTTGCATTTGAATCGCGAACAGATGTGCTCCGTGATCTCGATGGCTCGAAGGTTTTGAGCTTGCCAAAAGATCTTGTTCTGCCTGTTATTCAATCATTTATTGAAAAATATTTCGGCGTTCGTCTTCCGATGCAGGCTGTGAATGCCGAAGGAGCAGCCGAGATCGATTTCAATTTTGTTTGGTTCTCACATCTCTTTCACTATATTTTTTACGACCTTAATGGTGACGACAGTCGAGAGGCTGCCTTGGCTTCTGCGGTCTTGTTCAATCAGGATCTTGATCGTCAGATCGCGACTGCAAAGCAACAATCCAGTACAAACTTAGAGAGTGCCAATACCGTTCTGGCACGGTGTCTCAGGCTCCAACAGTCAGGCACCCCAGGTATGGATGATCTTGCAATTCGGATCAACCTGACGGGATTTCTTGTTGGAGCAGTCCTGCCCTTGATCAATACGATTTGCCAGGTCATTGATCAGTTGATCTCTCGTCCTCGCATTCTTGAACAAGCTGCAAAAGCAGCTAAGTCTCCGATGGATGGGGATCAATTGTTTTTGAATCCGCTACAAGGATTTGTCTTAGAGGCACTTCGCTTTTCTCCCGGTGATCCTGTGATTTATCGTCACTGCAAGAGCCGAACTGAGTTAGTGAGTGCTTCTTACCGCTCATCGGTCTCGGCAAATACCTTGGTGATGGCCTGGAATTCCTCTGCCATGTTTGATCCTAAGTATGTGGGTCAACCGTGGCAATTCAATCCAAACAGGCCATCCCTAGATTACTTGCACTTCGGCCATATGTCTCATGTTTGTGCTGGCAAGTATATTGTCATGTCAGTTATTCCGGCTATTATTCAAGAGCTTCTTTCTCGCTATGAGATGGCTAGGATCCCTGGTACGTGTGGATATCCTACTAAGCATGGAATTACGGTCTCGGAGTTTGATGTTCTTGTCCGCCCCCGTAGTTCTGATGATTTAGTGAAAGCCATCTCCACGGTGACACCATGA
- a CDS encoding sensor domain-containing protein, translating into MTDSEQPNNNLSVDRLPIRSDVVALLRRAGVEFFRFPLSPEGKAMQEYFKSDEYIHCHFTAPEIMESGSALFLLQSFLQDVHPDDREYMSSVAQALLESDGFGNDITSRPFRGVSLDGRWSWYEVRMSVTRDNDLLICEGLMINVDVQQESSLSLQSSLLCDQLTGLGNLKSAYALLKDSISTGLPVSLIWLDLKGFGRLNTYLGRAKGDDILRATAAVLKDWLQDGDHLIRPDSDEFLIILNGRDSKAAHSAALHLVQKLPSLLESYGDGFYGLGFHAGISSFPDHGDNEESILSSAASALDQARRINSVAEPIVIFGDDITSRTAELWNLELSLRQAAVNDEFRLVFQPQWNVSGQIVGAEALLRWESPSLGPVSPGVFIPLAEQTGQIHSIGEWVIEAACRTLSSFHGSGDIPPLSINISASQLSSREHDLVKTLLVNLQRFGVAPRYLHVEITESGFLDDLATRRLNGLHEAGICLHIDDFGTGFASLSSLLSLPIYSLKLDQSFVAQLHSFDSSSLESVPSVAILKASLALSSSIGAEAIVEGVEDFSQFDVLRRMGYQVFQGYYFSRPLEFADYCELLGNQAEKSALFSAPSDGDSV; encoded by the coding sequence ATGACTGATTCTGAGCAGCCAAATAATAATCTTTCGGTAGATCGTCTTCCGATTCGCTCTGATGTAGTTGCTTTGCTTAGGCGCGCTGGTGTTGAGTTCTTTCGATTCCCGCTGTCTCCTGAGGGGAAGGCAATGCAGGAATACTTCAAGTCTGACGAATATATTCATTGTCATTTTACGGCTCCAGAAATAATGGAGTCTGGTTCTGCACTCTTTCTCTTGCAATCATTTCTTCAGGATGTGCATCCAGATGATCGGGAATATATGTCTAGTGTTGCCCAGGCTTTGTTGGAAAGTGATGGTTTTGGTAATGACATTACTAGCCGGCCATTTCGTGGCGTCTCTCTCGACGGTCGTTGGTCTTGGTATGAGGTGAGAATGAGTGTTACTCGCGACAATGATCTCCTGATCTGCGAAGGACTCATGATTAATGTTGATGTTCAACAGGAGTCATCGCTTTCATTGCAGTCAAGTCTTTTGTGTGATCAGCTGACTGGTTTGGGAAATTTAAAAAGTGCATATGCACTCTTAAAAGATAGTATTTCCACTGGGTTACCCGTTTCTCTTATATGGCTCGATTTGAAGGGTTTTGGTCGCCTCAATACTTATCTCGGTCGCGCAAAGGGTGACGACATTCTTCGTGCTACTGCTGCTGTTTTAAAGGATTGGCTTCAAGATGGTGACCATTTAATCAGGCCTGATTCTGATGAGTTTCTAATTATTTTAAATGGACGCGATTCCAAGGCTGCGCATTCTGCTGCTCTTCATCTTGTCCAGAAATTGCCATCTCTGCTGGAATCGTACGGCGATGGTTTTTATGGTCTCGGTTTTCATGCAGGCATCAGTTCATTTCCGGACCATGGAGACAATGAAGAGTCCATCCTCTCAAGTGCTGCATCTGCATTAGATCAGGCACGGCGAATCAATTCTGTGGCAGAGCCCATTGTCATTTTTGGAGATGACATTACATCGAGAACGGCCGAATTATGGAATCTTGAACTCAGCCTCCGCCAGGCTGCGGTCAATGATGAATTTCGACTAGTTTTTCAGCCACAATGGAATGTCTCAGGGCAGATTGTGGGTGCTGAGGCTCTATTGCGCTGGGAGAGTCCAAGTCTTGGCCCTGTTAGTCCGGGAGTTTTTATTCCACTTGCTGAGCAAACTGGTCAAATTCATTCAATAGGTGAGTGGGTTATTGAAGCTGCTTGCCGCACTCTTTCTTCGTTCCATGGAAGTGGGGATATTCCTCCCCTGTCAATTAATATTTCGGCCAGTCAGCTTTCTTCTCGGGAGCATGATCTCGTGAAAACATTGTTGGTGAATCTTCAACGTTTTGGCGTTGCGCCAAGGTATTTGCATGTTGAGATCACAGAATCTGGATTCCTAGACGACCTTGCTACTCGTCGACTGAATGGCCTTCACGAGGCCGGTATCTGCCTTCATATCGACGATTTTGGAACAGGTTTTGCTAGCCTTTCAAGTCTTCTTTCCCTGCCAATCTATTCACTGAAGTTGGATCAGAGCTTTGTCGCACAGCTTCATTCATTTGATTCCAGCAGCCTTGAATCTGTTCCATCTGTTGCTATTTTGAAGGCCAGTCTTGCCCTGTCTTCGTCGATTGGTGCTGAGGCGATTGTTGAAGGAGTTGAGGATTTTTCCCAGTTTGATGTCCTTCGTCGTATGGGATATCAAGTCTTCCAGGGATATTATTTTTCCAGGCCACTGGAATTTGCTGATTATTGCGAACTCTTGGGAAATCAAGCCGAAAAATCTGCTCTCTTTTCTGCGCCTTCTGACGGTGACTCTGTGTAA
- a CDS encoding antibiotic biosynthesis monooxygenase produces the protein MYVTCVHVHVKPDRIEEFRQASILNHKESIQEPGNQRFDILQSKDDSSLFLLYEAYESEAAAAAHKSTAHYLKWRETVADWMAEPRKGVPYESVAP, from the coding sequence ATGTACGTCACCTGCGTTCACGTCCACGTGAAACCCGATCGAATCGAGGAGTTCCGCCAGGCTTCCATCCTGAATCACAAGGAATCCATTCAGGAACCTGGCAATCAACGCTTTGACATCCTCCAAAGCAAAGACGACTCCAGCCTGTTCCTGCTGTACGAGGCGTACGAATCGGAGGCAGCAGCAGCAGCCCACAAGAGCACAGCGCATTACCTCAAGTGGAGGGAAACCGTTGCCGACTGGATGGCTGAACCGCGGAAGGGTGTTCCTTACGAATCGGTTGCACCATGA